TACAGTATTTtcgcacataaaaaaaaaaaatttgaaacatgCCCTGTTTACCTTTTACATTTTCCAAAGCTCCTTTGATGGAGTTTAACAAGTGCCTTGGATGCCCTTGTCGACTTTCTCCTGTTATCACATGTCACTATTTTGGGTTGTGGTTCATCTCACTCTATGTGTGCATGCACATGTGTGTTTGTGGGTTTTTAAGGGGTGTCTAACCTTCTAATGGTCATTTTAAGATTTTCCATCAGTGTCTTTTGTGTTGACATATTTGCCTCGATATTGATTTGAGGTTTCCAGAGCGAAGTTTACCCTAGATTGTGTGACCGTCTTTTTAAGTAGACGCAAAGCTCTACCGATCAAGTGATGCTGGCCTCTAGTTGGAACTGGCTAGAAAGGTTGTAGATTTTATTGTGTTGATGAAGTACCCTGTGCCATCAATGTGAATTATAATAAAGAAATGAAGTTTCTCCTGCTTTGGCGGGAGGTAGggcttttgtattttttagtttttatttttttggttaggGGTGGTTATCATTGGCTAGGACAGTCAAGTGTTAGGTGGATGAATGCTGGACTAGATGAGGAACTCTTTTCCATGTTTAATTATCTGTGAATTCTAAGATCTTTGACTATGGAAGAATCATGCTTTCTATTCTATTTAAGCTTCTTATTCCTTTCAAATGTTTTACCTTTCAAGTACTGTCAGTGAGTTTTCGTGGAAAACATATTTGTGCAGATTGGTGCAAACAATGGATTACTCTGTTATAGTATTTGACACAGCTCCAACTGGTCATACACTTCGGTTGTTGCAATTTCCTTCAACGTTGGAAAAGGGACTTGCAAAAATGATGACTTTGAAAAGTAGATTTGGTGGTCTTATGAATCAGGTATGATTCCTGAGCTTATCAAATGAACTGGGTAATATTGAATTGGTCTTCTATGTCAATTATAATTTCATTTACCATCTCTTCAGGTGCCCTTGTGTTATTTTACTTTTGCTGTATCTCAGTGCTCAAGAGTTGGAGGCTATAGGATCTACAGCCTTTTTTGTGTACGCGTGCCCTTGAATGTCTCTATGTGTGTCTTTTGATGTCTAGTCTAGCTTAGAACAGTGTTGCACGTGTCTCAGTCCATGCTTTTGAGGGCATTGGTTGATTACGTCTCTTATGTACTGTTAAGTATCGTGGCTCAGGCATCCAGTTGATTGCATTTGATTTCTCCCGATAGCTCTGCCTCCCATCCATATTTAGAAGCTAGTATTATCGGTTGTCTGGCACTGCATAACGTCTCGATTGACGTGTATGTAACATTGGCTACAGCTGTTAATTTAAAACCTGGATTGGCATGGCAGAAAGTTAATGGGGAGAGATCCTGGGTAAGCATTTTAAAATATCATGAAAAGGATAAAGATTACCTGCAACTCCATAAGATGGGGATAGTCATTGCAATTGGTTgtatttttattctctttttccttccaattttgctTCAGACTTAAAACATGCAGTTCTTCTTGCACTGTAATATCTTCTTCAGACATTTCAGCATGGTGAAACTCAGGACCAAGTTGCCCCTTTTCAGTGTCCTTGTGATATTGGGATTTAATTACTCGAAATTCTTTTATGGTGCTTAATGTTGCTCAAATGACTAATATAGCCATCAAAGATGTTTTGTCATGTTAGGTTATTATTGTTATGTCGTGTGAACTTGTAAACTGTTTATGAGCAAGAGCTCCTTGATAATTATGTTACAATGATACATGTTGCAGATGACGCGTATGTTCGGTCTTGATGATGATTTTGGTGAGGATGCGATTCTGGGAAAGCTCGAGGGCATGAAAGATGTGATTGAACAAGTAAACAAGCAATTTAAAGACCCCGTAAGTAGGTTTTTCCACAGTATGTATCTACTATAGGTTTATGAGGAtggaggactttttttttttccttgtacaTCACCATACCTTTGTGTTATGTTTTTCTTCTTGCCCAGGACCTGACTACCTTTGTCTGCGTTTGCATTCCTGAGTTCCTCTCCCTATATGAAACAGAAAGACTGGTGCAAGAGCTCACCAAGTTCGAGATCGACACTCATAATATAATCATTAACCAAGTACTTTATGATGAAGAAGGTCTGCATGCTAGTAGTATCCATTTCATGTGATTTTTCTATAATGCACGCAGGAGTTACTGTTGGCTAATGATTGTGCCTTTAGGTGCTGAGTCAAAGTTGCTCAAAGCTAGAATGAGGATGCAACAGAAGTACATTGATCAGTTCTACATGTTGTATGATGATTTTCACATGACCAAGCTCCCTTTGCTACCAGAAGAGGTAATTGGATTGCGAAACAATATGAAACTTCACCGTTTTCTGGGAGCAATATGCAGAATGGTTTCTTTCCTTCGGTGAAACTTGTATAATCCTATCCTTCTCTAGCATCATAAAGCTTTCGTCTGATCTCATGAACTCTGAATCTTTATACACATAATTCTTCTTTTAGGTAACCTCTGGACTTGATTTTAGCCCCGCCTTCACTCTTTTTGCTTTAGTACGAGACTTGGCCCATTGACATGCCAACTTTGTTTTGAACCCAAAACAACTTTATGAATATATGAAATTCTAAAGCATGTATTCTCTTTGGGAACAGGAAAAAGGGAATTTCATGACTGTCTCATTTTGGGGCATACTTTTGATTATTGATAGGTGGGTTTTGCAGGTTACTGGAGTTGATGCTCTCAAGTCTTTTTCACAACATTTTCTATCACCTTATCAGCCTTCTACCTCTAGAGGTAGTGTGGAAGGCCTGGAACGAAGAATTGCCACGCTAAGGCAACAGTTAATTGATGCTGAAGCAGAGCTAGAGAGactgaagaaaggaaaacaaaaggtcTAAGTTGTTATCTTCAATAATTTGCTCTTCCTCCCTGTTCCTTTTTTCATTCTCCTTTTTATACAATTTACTTGGGCCTCTGGTCAATTTTTGTTTAGCCACTGGATTGTCATCCCATTGTATCCCATTATTTATCTACTTgtagaattgatttttattgGATCTTGGTATAAGCATTCTTATGTAATGCAAAGCTATGTCTGCCTCCCTTTTTCCAATTTCAATAGACTTTTGGTAGCTATTAAGGCTTGTCTGGATCAATTTTTACTCTGTGTTTTTAACTTAACCAAAATATTGCGGCTCACGCACCTCGACCTTTTCATGATTCGAGACATCCAAAATTTTCACAATATATTAATGTCGGCATGTACAATAACATATATCTTTTCATAATGTTTTGAATTGTAGATTGTGTTTTCAATTTTGGCATGAAAGCAAAAGATTACTTAAACATTTTCAGAGCGGTCACATGCCACATATTCACCTGACCGGAACGACAGGTTTTATGCGCCCTTGCCTTTCTTGGAACGTAAAAATCTTCGCTGCCTTCATTTGCTTCATCAATACCAAATGACCTGTCGTTCTGGTCAAAATGATGGGTGTTTTTATAATGATCCCAGTGATTCGGGTGAAGAAGCAGCGGAACTGGGATGATGTTCGCCGACGCAAGTCGCTTCAGCAACAGTGGAGGGGGTGGTCTGATGACCGCAGGAACAGTCTCTTCCCCTCTTTCGCTTGGCATGAATTGGGAATGCCATTTTCCAATGTGTCAACTTTGGCTTGGGTGATCTGCCAGCGGAGAGTTGCCCTAGGAATGCCCTCGGCTCAGCATTTCAATGCCTTTCCGCGCAAAGATCTACCTATAATACTCATCATCGTTGACGCAGGATGTTTCCTTACTCATGGAAGATTGAAACGCACAAGAGTCCCGGCACGGTCATCGATAGGCAGGGAATGCAATCTCATCCGAACCATAACGATATATCATCAGGTGTCCAAATCAAAGCACCTAGCTTAACATGATTCCGCTCGTTAATAGTGTTTCTAAAACAACGTGCAAAGTGCATATCCTTCAACGGTTTGAACTACAGTATCTTCTTCATCGACATGGACATCTTGCCCATTTCCCAGTTGACGCTTCATAACGAAGGTGCCCGGGGCAATAATCTTACGCTTGCTCCATCATGCATTTCTTCGGCAGTTCTTCAAAAGTGTTCACACTAATTTGATGCCCTTCATTGCACATCTTCCTGGAACATTACACGCTCTACAAGAACTGAATGAAACATCTGGGCTGAGGGAGTTGCGATCATCCTCAGACAAGGAAAGTGACCCCGTGAGGCCAGAGACCCCCGAGCCTGCGTTATGGGCTTTAGCATGTTAAACATTGTAATCCCACGAGTTACAACTTCCGGTCGTCCCCGTTAGTGGCCAAAATCTGACCACTCACGACTCAGGACCGTTATTCAGTAGTTCAATCATTGCATTCCTTGGAAAAGACTTGGACAAGCTTCAACAAACGATAGAATTAGCTATTCTATTCCCTGCAATATTGCCGATAGAATACGTACGTCCTCGTTAAATAGGTATGATAGATTTTCAACCAGGTTATATATACCTCTAGTGGAACATATGTTCCTACGTAACAAATATCATATTCTCACCATATTCCGTTCTTCAGAACCATACATGCCATAATGTTCAGACAAAATCTAGATAGCCCAAAGAATATCTTCTATCCTGACTGAGCTAAATAAGAAAAGCAACTGCTCCTTAGCTATGATATAAAGAGTCATTTCAGTCCACCGAAGTGAAAGTCTCCGGAGACAGAGCAGGAAAAACAGGGTCATAGGTTGCGAGGGGGGTTCTTGACATGGGCCAAGTAAATACAAGCaatgatttgaaaagaaaaaggaaaaagtcaaaCGAGAGGAATAGCTAAAATAACAACACAGTCACTAGCACATCGATAAAGAAATGTTCTCCAACTGCTCTAATATATGGTACAATTAACTGCATTGTGTAGTCATTCgcgtccattttcatttaacAATCATCCGATCACATTCACTAACCACCATGTAGAGTTGAAATAAAAACTACCACATCCTTCTCTTCCAGTGTGGTATCCAGTTGGCCGCTGAGCTCCCAGTCACAATCGTTCACAAGGACTAGGACACCAGGTCTCCTGCACGAATACATAAAATACATCATGAGACACTATGAATAAATGTAACAGCAATGAATAGCAGGTGTCCTCTGCAACTAGAATTGACATTTTGTGGTTTGTCTATCAATTCAATTGTTTGTTTTCCTCGAAATCCACAATCCTACTCTCTGATATAGTTAATGCAGACTGCTGAAAACTGTTAAGTGAACAAAATTTCTTAAAAGCTAAAGTTGATTAATTGGGAATGACTAGGAGTCTAGGAATGACCCTCCTCCAAGCCATATTCAAGTGTGGCTCTCAGAAACTTACACTGTATCTCCTTTGATGAACATTTCAGGCCTCTCCTTGATCAAGTTGTTCTGAACCCACACGAGCAGATCCCTCATAGCTAACTGAGGAAAAAGTACATAGATTTCAGTTTATCCTCAATTCTCACAATCATAAAACAGTGCATAAAAACCAGAATAAAACCCTGCTTGCATAGTCAGCCAAATGAAAGTTATTCCATCATGTATTGACATTGGGTCACCTGTTGTGCTCCTTTTGGTGTTTCAATATTGATGTTGTGAATCTTCACAGAATTACACAGAAGCTCAAGTCCCCCGCTGTATTCAGGCAATACAAAAAACTTATTCAGTGTGATGATGGGAATCTGTGGCAAAACCACCTGGCAAAAGCATTCCCAGGCAAGGAGGATAACAGACCGAGATCAAACACAACAAGGAACCATGTCAATCAAAACGCAACCCAAGATTTTTAACAATTTCAAAAGCTCATCAACCAAAGGACCAATGACCCTCCCTCTAGCAAATTAAGGTTAGGAAGGCTTGCAAGATCTCAATGGTAATGACTGGGGTAGGAGAAGCGTATTCCGCTCAGGAAACTTGAGAGAGGAACTACAACAGAACATGTTAAAAATTCAACCTTTTCTCTTGACCAGTACATACGCCAGATGCATCCTTAATTCCAACTTAAAATAGCTTTAAGGGGTCGGCATGATTTTTCGATAGGAACCCCCTTGAGGAAAAGCTCGGAAATCCCATTTCCAAATCTCAAACTcaactaaaagaagaaaaactatCAATAACCATAGCAAACGCAGATTCAACCTTCTTCGGCAAAGCAAAAGACTTGCGCCACATTAAGATGCAATACATGAAATGGTGAGTCAAAATGCCAAATCCCCACGATCCCATCAAACTTTCGCAAGGAAACAAGGGACGACTCTACAAAGGGCATCGATTCTTGCGGCTCAATCTCATTCAAAAACCGATACAGATTGCAGATTCCGCTACGAAACAAAGCGGCATAATTTTTGCACCAGCCCGAAACAGAGTCGATGGGAGATCACGTTCAAAAGAAGCGAAATTCACGAACAAAAGCGAGAGCAGGTAGAAGAGGACTAACCCGAACTCCACGGTGAGTTGCATCTTCGATTGATCCCGATCGAGTCGCGCGAGGAACGAAGAGGGATGCGCAAAACCCTTTTCGAAAGATGCCCGAGTCAGAAGAACACTAATACCAAAGAACGTCTCTGTTAACGAATGAGACCGTCGAAGACGAACGTAATCGATGGCAAATTCAGTCTTCTGTTTCCGACATAACCATAAGAAACAATTGTCCAGTAAAGAATATCTACGACTTTATCGAtaataaattatatttaaatattttttacaacATTTTTTCGTTCGTCTATTATTTTCAAATGCTAAAACAGAGAATTTTTTGGaagatatttatttaaattatttatttttcactaaataaacgtaatttaatttatttaaaattttaaggttGGAATCTATTGTACATATGACCAGAAAATGTTGAACATTGATCCAAACGTGATCGCAAAACACAAATTTCTGTCAGCAACAtgtcgaaattattttttacactTGAAAAAGATGTCTCTTAAATGTTTTAATTGCTTCTGTGACTTCTGTCAGcttaatttttccatttaattAGCACACTCGTTTTTATGCATCACCAAGGCTATTTGTTATACAACGGTCGATAAGCGATTAGCCCTCGTGGCTATTTGATGAACCTGAACATCAAGTGATTTCAACAATCATACAAGTAAGTTACTCTAGAGGATGATGTTAGAACAACATAAAATTGATTATTGAAAATTTGAGCATCTTGGTTGCTGGGATCTAGATTTGATTGTCAGTATTTTTCGGCAAATGCCTTGATTTTATGGTGAGTGTATGAAGAAGAATGAAAACGAATAGATGAAGTATGATTCTTGGTAGGCGCATGAAGAAGAGTGAAGACTACAAAGCTACATGCATTTAATGAAGAACAGTAACTACTGAAGCATGAAGACgaaaaattaggggtgagcaaatcggatcaCCCGGATCGGGACCACTCGAACCGGACCGAGACCGGTGGTCCGGCTCCTggttctagagggagcggtccgTTTTTTGGTTCTAGGATCCTAGGACTGGACCGCTCTGGATCGGaccgattgatttttttttttttatcaaattgaaaagctattggcacactttttttttctcatatgtAGAAATCTTTTTAGTTacactttgttttatttttttaaagtaaccAAGCTCATGTGCTCTATGTTAGGAATGAtgcgcatattttttttttttgtatgtgtcCGGTCTAATGGAACTGCCCAAAACCGGACCAAACCGgtggttcggttcccgatttcgGAAAATTAAGAACCGAGACCACCGGTCCAGTTCTTGGTTCTTAAGGGGAATCGGATCGGATTGGGCACTGATCACTCCTATGAAAAATGCTAAATGCTGACAAAGCTCATTGAAGATTTCTCCACGGAAGGCTACGCATGTCCTCAAATGCATCTATTGTGTTTGTCCTTTCTTTGACCTTGGTCGTGTGCTTTATTCACTTTATCGACTTTTGTTACATCATTTAATGTTGTCGGTTATGTGCCTCCAACCAATATAAATGTTGTGAAGTTCGGCTTTGTATATATGACCGAGcaaagcatttgcatttcactAAAGAGTTCTTCATCCAGTCTTTATTCGTGCCCTCATTCCAAATGTTTAAAATTAtcattgttctttttgttttcaacaGATGATCCCAGGAGAGTCATCAGACAAGGCGAAAAAGGAGCAGAAAAGGTTTTGAAAGAACACAGAGCATTCGGAGCTTTCTCCCCCCTTTCTCATGGCTGATCATATCACAAAGCCCTCAAAGCATTAGGGGATATGCTAGGTCGCTTAGGGCGGCATGGCAACGACTCTGATTCTCTGATTCCATCTCCCGTAACAAAACAAGATGAGAAACTTATTTGATAACATAcatgattctgattctaaaaTTTTATGGTTCTATTTCCGAAAGCACTTTTGGAACggaaataagaataaaaaaaaatttgattcttTGTTCCAGAattacttttgaaaaacaaGACGAATAAAGTGAGAAGGCTCTAACTTTGTTCTACCTACCACCGATCGttggacaaaaaggaaaataaaaaataaaataaaactactttctaaaaaaattaataataaaaacaataattttttttataacaatagaataatttaataaaaatatatattttaaaaaaacaacaaataatttaaaaaaaatttaaaaattttttaaataaaatctcTAGAATTATTTtgcattcttaacaaattataagaaataaatatgccATGATTTGGTCAAACACAGAAGTGTTCAAATAATACGGGTAGGATCGGGTAtggatttagttaaatataaaagtgtttaagttcaaattcgtggcaaaaatttactttttcggatcgaaatcgTTCCATGTAGGCCCTTAGAAACGATAATAGAAGTGcagaatgttcatctcatcagcATGTGAGAATGAGTACATGACTACCTTCCGCCGGACAAAATCACAATGGATCCATACTACAATTCAGCGTCAAGCGCCGTGTTTTGTTATGAACACAGTCCGCGGTTGTACCTCAGAAATTTCCCTTCCGGCTACGCCAGTTCCGCTATGAAGCTGCAAATGCAGAATGGATGTACCTGGGACTCGCGGAAATGCGGTCTGAACTGCATAATTTATCCTGGCGTGTGCATTCCTTACTTTCATTATTACAACAAAGTATTTGGTCAACAATCAGCATGAACTTTGTATAGCCGAACATAGTACATGTCAGATCCGTCAACTCCGTTGCACGAAAGAAACCACTGCAAAAATAATTTCCCCATCCAAGGatgataataaaaaaggaagcaGAAGCTGTACATGAAGAAACAAATTTGACCACGAGGATGCAATCGGTATTCTCGTCACAATCTTCATTCGGAAATCCAAGCGACATTGGATTAGTATGGCACATCAGATGGTTAAGTTTTCTTGGATAGCAAGAAATGAGCCCACGATGTGTCCTCCGACATCCGGGAAATTTTCGCATCCTGGAAGAGGCCTCACCTTGCCCTTCCGGTCGACTTCGACGGGATATTTTAGGAGATGCCCTCGCATCTCCGACACTTCCTCGGCTGCAAATTGTTGCCAGAATATCTCGCCGAGTTGTCTGACCCTCCTAACACATTCTAGACTTTCTGGCTGTGTAAAGCAATCCTCGATCCCTCCAATGTGCTCAGCCCACAGCGACATCCTATATCCATGGATCTATAAAGCAAAGACAGGGACAAGTCAGAAATCTGTCCTATAAATACCATCTTCATATAGTTTCCGTTACTTATCTGTCCTATCTTTGCATATAAATGAACAACTTGTAAGGCACATAGCAAGATAACTTCCACAACATTATTTCACTTGAATCGATTTAATGGTATCGCTTAATTTACAACTATCTTTGAGGGAAAATAGCTTCTACTCATCACATTTTAGAGCAAACGTTTTATTCATCACCAGTCAACATGAAAAACTATGATGTTGtaacactttttaaaaaagaaatgccCAAACGATATTAAAAGCCACCTGTCCACGTGGATTAGATGATTTTCTCGCCCATGTATGCTGAGGCTGGTAGGCCCCCATAGCAATCTCAGTGTCTCTTGTTCCCTCCATAGACCGCTGGTTGATATTAGCTGACCCCAATATCACAAACTCGTCATCCACTATCATGCCTTTTGAGTGGACATAAATCATGAATCTCCGACTTTTCTGGCTTTGTGCCTGAAATTTCCCATAAGTTTAGAGTGCTTTATAAATCCATTCATAAAAGTAGACAACCCATAATTCATCTAAATTTCATAAGTAAAACAGATTTGGATAAGTGAGACTGCGAAAACATCAATCAATCAGTAAATAACTCAGGGCATCTGTAAAGAAAATATTCATCAATCACAGAGACGAGTGGCCACACAATGAAGCTGAAATGAAGTTTAGTTTCTTAGGAACTGGAAGTACTTGAGGGGTATGTGGGGCACTGGGACTTCCAGTCTGTGAAGTATCACTCCAATCCGGTGCCTCACGATTCCCGAGACAGAAGAAGTTCAAAAAATCATGCGGAGCATATGCATCTTCAAGCCCAACCTCCACCAAGGCCTTGTATATAGTCTCATACATCATTTGCATAGTTTTATGCTGCACAAGCAGGAAAACACAAGGTACATTGATCACAAGAGAACACAGAGAGTAAAGATGCTTTAGCCTTATGCTGTACCTTGCATATCATCAGATATGATCGTAATAAAACGCGACTTGATGCATTACAAAGATCAAAAGCAAATAGTGAAACCATAACCTAAAGAATTTGATTGAATCAGCACAATAGGCGATGCACATTACAAGATTATTCATTAATGTTCCAGTTCCAATCAATTATATTGGCTCTGcaatcctttccttttttttttgtttgttagaTAACCCAGAgaaatgtttctttgtttttggctTATAGCCGAGTGGTGACAAAAGCTGTTGAGAAGAGAATCTTGACTACTCATACAATGTTGACATACCTGCCAAAACAGAATCCTTTGTGTGGCAGCCCCTGTTGGAACACCCTCTGGCCACATAGGGACTACTATATATGCAGCAAATCTTTCATGTGCTCTAATTTTATTGGCTATTTTGAGCGCAATTTCCATTGGAATGAGATTGTTAGCACCTACAAAATATGTAGTAGAGTGATTCTGAATTCATAATGGCTAGAAGAAAATAAGAGGTTTCACTTAGAACCAAACAACCAAGTCCATCCTagcaaagaaaaattacaatcaaGTTCAGGATAGAATCTTCATACCTATATCCTTATGCTGATTCCAGTTGTAGGAAGATCCAATGAAATATTGATTCTCGATATAGATGAAATGTTGGGCAGAACGTATGGCTTTTACATATGCCGTATGTATACTCATGTCAATCAGCACATTCTTTCCACAAACGAGATTCTGCTTCACCAAAGTAAATAATGAACTCTCACGAAAGAGACTGATTTTAATAGCCGTATCCAGAAGAAACATAGGTCtgctaaattatttatttctccTCACCATTGTGGTGGCATCTTTTGGATCCTTTGGGAAGGAGCCCTTAACGGAGGTGGAATCAATTGAACGAAAGATCTGCATTGAGTAGTATAACTCCAGTCAATAAAATTTTCACTGATAGTTTTTTGGATATGTAAATATTTCAGTACCTGCACATGCCATGACTCAGGATTATCCTCCCTAACAAAAGAAACATCAGATATTCCAACAATATCCGGAATTCTGTCTATCCTGAGCAAAGCATCATCATATGACATCTTCAGCTTTTGAATACCACGGGGTTTAGCAGCTCTATACCAGCGTTCCTCAAAGTTGGTTAAGACATCATATGCAGCTGGACCATCAATTTTGCTATGCAAGTCATGCCACGGTTCTCTTGGGGCTCCAGCAGTATTGCCCTACTCAGGTTTAAATCATCAAACAATAACCAAAAAATTGTTAAAGATTTGATTTCGGCCCACGTAAACAGTATCATAACAATGCTTCATGAATGGGTATCGCCATTGCAATTTCAGTAGCCTGAGTAGTTGTCTTGTCATGCATCTACCTCACAGCCAAACCCTTTGTAGTGGACTAATAGCTGTATACACATTGCTAATACAGACCATCATATGTGGCAGGAACACTACCACTGTTTCTATTACAGTATCTCTAACTGAAAGCTCTAATGTTTTTAATTGAAACAGTGACCGGAGGGTATCTGCATTCTGGATGGTTATGACATATTCCTTCAACCTCCATGGCCATTAATAACTAGAGCAGGTCAGATAGCTGGATAGATCAAATTGATCTTATTGAGATAATTGCTTCTATAAGGAACTTTCAAGGAGCTCTTAATAAGGAATTAGAAATTATCGACAGCATAGTGGAGAATGAACAGGAGACCCGAACATGCAAGATCTTAAGATGATCTAGTTAACACAAACAACACCTGTTCACACATGAGATGACATCACTTACAGAACAAAGCATACGGGTTCAGATTATACTTAAATTGTGTTGTCGTTTCTCTAAAATAGACacaaaaagtttcaaatgaCGAAGGAAACCAATAACTAACTCAATCTCTTCTTTCATGCGGGGTCCatgattattctgttttgtaTTATATCGTTGCCTATTTCATCTCTGAAGTCCATGAAGagaaaaagttagaaaattacAGAGAAAGTAGGGTTATGGTAGTCGTCTTTATGCACTGTTTGCAATGTTTTAAACAGAGGGTGTTGAGGAGTGTCATATCGCCCATCACATAGATCAAGCCCTCCCACGAAAGctataattttccttttgttgtatCCAGCGTCTGCATCCACAATGACAGTTTTCTGATGGTGTGTATAGATTGTTCCCACTTCCTGATAAGCACAGAACTCAATGTGAAGATGCAATTCAAATCTCACATACGCATTCAAGCACAAAAGTGATCACAAAATACAAAAGTCAAATGTTCTCTTTATACAAATATCCAATAGTCTTATATTTCCAAAAGATGAAATCAGTGACATCCAAAAAGGCAGACTTAAGCTTGTACTTTCTAAATTAAATCATCCATTCAAAGCCAATCATGCTACCTAGAACAAAATTAAGGACTGGATAATGTACATATCATATGGTTAAGATACCATGGGGAAAGTAACACAGAAATTAATAATGGAACTATAATTGCAACTAACCCTCTGCTTGACCCAACTATGCCGTTTTCCCGCAACTCTTGGACAAAGCAGCACCTGCACGGATGAATGCTTGAAAAACCGGCGAGTCTCCTCATCATGGGTCGCCATAATCCCATCCTGCACCAATTGAAGAAAGACATTACTTTGAGAAAGCAAATGTCACAATTTATGCATAAAAGATGAAATGAATAGTAGTAAGAGTGTACAACTATTTAGGAAATTGTCGAGTGAACCTAAATTATTGTGAGAACCAATTCTAGGTTAAAGGGACAAAAATCACCAATGTTGGCCAGTAAATAGAAACATGGAGTAGTCAGCAAAGCTATTACTAataacaaaaaccaaaaatattCTATGTGCCTTCCGAGAAACTTGGAGATGGTGAAGACCTTCTATGTGCCTTCGCTAAATTTGTTCCTTCCCTACTATAGAAAACTTGGACGTGGGATTTCGGGAGTATCAGCTAAAATCATGAGTTGTTTTAAA
This sequence is a window from Rhodamnia argentea isolate NSW1041297 chromosome 3, ASM2092103v1, whole genome shotgun sequence. Protein-coding genes within it:
- the LOC115725926 gene encoding ubiquitin-related modifier 1 homolog 2; this translates as MQLTVEFGGGLELLCNSVKIHNINIETPKGAQQLAMRDLLVWVQNNLIKERPEMFIKGDTVRPGVLVLVNDCDWELSGQLDTTLEEKDVVVFISTLHGG
- the LOC115725925 gene encoding ATPase GET3A, with protein sequence MAAAADLPEGSLQNVLEQETLKWVFVGGKGGVGKTTCSSILSILLASVRPSVLIISTDPAHNLSDAFQQRFTKSPTLVNGFTNLYAMEVDPNVEQEDLGNSEGMDSLVSELANAIPGIDEAMSFAEMLKLVQTMDYSVIVFDTAPTGHTLRLLQFPSTLEKGLAKMMTLKSRFGGLMNQMTRMFGLDDDFGEDAILGKLEGMKDVIEQVNKQFKDPDLTTFVCVCIPEFLSLYETERLVQELTKFEIDTHNIIINQVLYDEEGAESKLLKARMRMQQKYIDQFYMLYDDFHMTKLPLLPEEVTGVDALKSFSQHFLSPYQPSTSRGSVEGLERRIATLRQQLIDAEAELERLKKGKQKV